The Kineococcus rhizosphaerae region GGCGGGAGGTGTGCCTCGCGCGGGGTCACGGACGGCTCAGCGGGCCACGAGCGCCGGGGAGAACCGCGGGGGCGCGGGTTCGCCCCGCGCCACGTCGAGCAGGGTGCGGCCGACCGCGGGCGCGAACTTGAAACCCTGCCCGGAGAAACCCGCCCCGACGGCCCAGGCCCCGCTGCGGGCCAGCACGAAGTCCGCGGTGTCGGTGGAGGTGTACGTGCAGCTGATCGGGACGGCCGAGTCCGCGTCGACACCCGGCAGCCACTCCCGCGCGTACCGCTGCAGCGCGGCGAGCTGGACCGGGTCGGGCCGGTACGTCCGGGCGTCGGGGTCGGTGACCGGGCCCGTGCCGTGCCAGCCGGCCTTGACGCCCTCACCGGGGGTGAGCATCCCGTAGACGGGGCTGTACCAGTAGGCGTCACCCGGTTCGCCGGGATCGGGGGTGTGGTTGAAGCTCGGCCACGAGAACTCCCCGGCGCGGGGGGCGAAGTGGGCGGGTTGCTCCTGGGTGACGACGAGGCGCGGCAACCCGATCCGCGCCGAGAGCAGCTTCTCGCTCCACGCCCCCACGGTCACCACCCCGTACCGCCCGCGGAACTCCCCCGCGTCGGTCACGACGAGGGCCGTCCCGGCGTCGGTGACGACGTCCCGCACGGCTGTGGAGTACCGGAACTGCGCGCCGCGCGCCGTCGCGACGTCGCGGAAGGCGGCGAGGGCGTCGGCGGCGCGGACCCGCCCGGCGTCGGGGACGAGGAGGACCTCGGTGCGGAACCGCATCCCCGCCCACCGTTCGGCGGCCGCCGCCGGGTGGAGGAAGGAGTGCGCGATCCCCCGGCGCCGCAACGCCTCCGCCGTGGTCCGCAGGGAGGGGTCGAACCCGTGGTTGACGAGCCCGACGAGGTCGAGCAGGACCCGGCCGGACGCCTCCTGCAGCTCGTCCCACAGGCCGCGGGCCTCCAGGACGAGGTCGAGGTGGTCGTCGGTCGCGTAGGCGGTGTTGAAGTTCCGGGTGGCCCCGTGGGAGGCGCCCCGGGTGTGACCGGCCTCGAACCGCTCCAGCAGCAGGACCGACAGGCCCTGCCGGGTCGCGGCCCACGCCGCGGCGGAGCCCATGACCCCGCCCCCCACGA contains the following coding sequences:
- a CDS encoding FAD-dependent oxidoreductase, encoding MRFDADVIVVGGGVMGSAAAWAATRQGLSVLLLERFEAGHTRGASHGATRNFNTAYATDDHLDLVLEARGLWDELQEASGRVLLDLVGLVNHGFDPSLRTTAEALRRRGIAHSFLHPAAAAERWAGMRFRTEVLLVPDAGRVRAADALAAFRDVATARGAQFRYSTAVRDVVTDAGTALVVTDAGEFRGRYGVVTVGAWSEKLLSARIGLPRLVVTQEQPAHFAPRAGEFSWPSFNHTPDPGEPGDAYWYSPVYGMLTPGEGVKAGWHGTGPVTDPDARTYRPDPVQLAALQRYAREWLPGVDADSAVPISCTYTSTDTADFVLARSGAWAVGAGFSGQGFKFAPAVGRTLLDVARGEPAPPRFSPALVAR